Proteins from a genomic interval of Vicinamibacterales bacterium:
- a CDS encoding molybdopterin-dependent oxidoreductase, which translates to MENVTLTIDGRQLSVAKGTSVLKAAIEAGIQVPYYCYHPGLGIDASCRVCLVKIEKMAKLQTSCSTPVAEGMVVHTQDPEAVEGRKGVFEFLLINHPLDCPVCDKGGECPLQDFSNQFGNDHSRMDFPRRTFDGEGVKADIDFGPTLMLNRNRCILCTRCSRFMAEVDGDAQIGTINRGNGSEIATFNEQGVHSLLSGNLMDVCPVGAITTRQYRFRSRPWDNPHAVDTTCTLCAKGCSTTAWLKAKPEWAKGARLARMTPRYNAQVNDFWMCDIGRFQYLWVEGDQRLRKPMILTKDGVHQVATWKDALMRVRDLLNAAGRKDPASVRMLASAHASHEELYLLKRLAEDLKGEAAASHVHVAWRRTEKQQPATTKFRVAAVDAPNVNGARDLGLAVIGDGDADLSALRTAIDQDRVAVLYVLDPGPDGSMGDLTWLVEARKAGRVPVIVYQGVLQTELAKVADVVLPGAAWVEKDATYTNDQGMVQAASKAINAPGEAVEDWQILTSVAAALGLPYTYTTSQQVRADVARFLVNRPEYATLTETVFNRAVSAEHWLKTSNPMERWKWDVMFQDLPPVKGHNVQMENMAQSTVIPLRLVTDEISRASD; encoded by the coding sequence ATGGAAAACGTCACGCTGACCATTGATGGCCGCCAGTTGTCCGTCGCCAAGGGCACCTCGGTCCTCAAGGCCGCCATCGAGGCCGGCATCCAGGTTCCCTATTACTGCTACCACCCCGGTCTCGGCATCGACGCGTCGTGCCGCGTCTGCCTCGTGAAGATCGAGAAGATGGCCAAGCTGCAGACGTCGTGCTCGACGCCGGTGGCCGAGGGCATGGTGGTGCACACGCAAGACCCCGAGGCCGTGGAAGGCCGCAAGGGCGTCTTCGAGTTCCTGCTGATCAACCACCCGCTCGACTGCCCTGTGTGCGACAAGGGCGGCGAGTGCCCGCTGCAGGACTTCTCGAACCAGTTCGGCAACGACCACAGCCGCATGGACTTCCCGCGCCGCACCTTCGACGGCGAGGGCGTCAAGGCCGACATCGACTTCGGCCCGACGCTGATGCTGAACCGCAACCGCTGCATCCTGTGCACGCGCTGCAGCCGCTTCATGGCGGAAGTCGATGGTGACGCGCAGATCGGCACCATCAACCGCGGCAACGGCAGCGAGATTGCGACCTTCAACGAACAGGGCGTCCACTCGCTGCTCTCGGGCAACCTGATGGACGTCTGCCCGGTCGGCGCCATCACCACCAGGCAGTACCGCTTCCGCTCGCGGCCGTGGGACAACCCGCACGCCGTTGACACCACCTGCACGCTCTGCGCGAAGGGCTGCAGTACCACCGCGTGGCTCAAGGCCAAGCCGGAGTGGGCGAAGGGCGCCCGCCTCGCCCGCATGACGCCGCGCTACAACGCGCAGGTCAACGACTTCTGGATGTGCGACATCGGCCGCTTCCAGTACCTCTGGGTGGAAGGCGACCAGCGCCTGCGCAAGCCGATGATCCTCACCAAGGACGGCGTGCACCAGGTCGCGACCTGGAAGGACGCGCTGATGCGCGTGCGCGACCTGCTCAACGCGGCCGGCCGCAAGGACCCGGCGTCGGTGCGCATGCTGGCGTCGGCCCATGCCTCGCACGAAGAGCTGTACCTGCTCAAGCGCCTCGCCGAAGACCTCAAGGGCGAGGCGGCCGCTTCGCACGTGCACGTGGCGTGGCGGCGCACCGAGAAGCAGCAGCCCGCCACCACCAAGTTCCGCGTCGCCGCCGTGGACGCGCCCAACGTCAACGGCGCCCGCGACCTCGGCCTGGCCGTGATTGGCGACGGCGACGCCGACCTCTCGGCCCTGCGCACCGCGATCGATCAGGATCGCGTCGCGGTCCTGTATGTGCTCGACCCCGGGCCCGACGGCTCGATGGGCGACCTCACCTGGCTGGTCGAGGCCCGCAAGGCCGGCCGCGTGCCGGTCATCGTCTACCAGGGCGTCCTGCAGACGGAACTCGCCAAGGTCGCCGACGTGGTGTTGCCCGGCGCCGCGTGGGTCGAGAAAGACGCCACCTACACCAACGACCAGGGCATGGTGCAGGCCGCCTCGAAGGCCATCAACGCGCCCGGCGAAGCGGTGGAAGACTGGCAGATTCTCACCAGCGTGGCCGCCGCCCTCGGCCTGCCCTACACCTACACGACGTCACAGCAGGTGCGCGCCGACGTGGCGAGGTTCCTGGTGAACCGTCCCGAGTACGCCACCCTGACCGAAACCGTGTTCAACCGCGCCGTGAGCGCGGAACACTGGCTGAAGACCAGCAACCCCATGGAACGCTGGAAGTGGGACGTCATGTTCCAGGATCTGCCGCCCGTGAAGGGCCACAACGTGCAGATGGAGAACATGGCTCAGTCCACCGTGATCCCGCTGCGGCTGGTAACCGACGAGATTTCACGGGCATCAGACTAA
- a CDS encoding M1 family aminopeptidase produces the protein MRLFVALIVLASAPAFAGQVPARAQGAEGLSLQAFMQAVETAISTMDRDRWTALLSPAADREQSLQFFDAMVPQGITRVVVKERDRSPLPGSLPGEGYRLVIEVFQETGRRGRIATWRLDIRRPRGDDIGSQPWRIISEDRLASIEGLHRLALEAEKQYSARNLVLVAVDFTLRLPEGDVFVAETAEGVTALVLVGEGSMVFEPAPKEEKGQLRIFAGSETLETPFTMAFVRISPFEFEQRVAADVLTPVPVDPRALRRGQAIFDEDVAKSFNLDLSDLSRDVWSLLPQPGDFVAEVRTRRFNALTYARSSGEPEDVSVFQRASRRNISAYASEQKLASRGRFYDEDDLIDYDVTDYDVDAQFIPEREWMEGRTRIKLRVKSHALGVLTLRFADTLNVSSVTSDEFGRLLFLRVRNQNSVLVNLPSPVSRDFPLTLTIAYSGRIPRQGMQDESVFASGDADATTDKSRDLSAIAAEAPAATVEQRNTQPDDVPFAPAEPKWLLSNRSYWHPQAQVTDFASARMRITVPAEYAVVASGVLESGSPSPAEPAILEGSGRSVPRVSYTFNSPQPLRYLSLLVSRMNRVDAATVALDIDTRAPARSQALSVPADTLAQQIMRLQALLTAVPPVGARNTVRMSVEANKRQESRGRDTVALGADIMRLYASITGDVPYDTITIAMVEDEFPGGHAPGYFAMINNPPPIVAHSWRNDPAAFQGFPEFFLAHELAHQWFGQAVGWKNYHEQWLSEGFAQYFAALYAKERRGEAAFRDVLRQFRRWSMDESDQGPIYLGYRLGHIKGESRVFRALLYNKGAAVLHMLRRFVGDDQFFRGLRRYYADNRFKKAGTDDLRKAMEAESGRSLDRFFERWVYDSSLPHLRFSSTQEGQELLVRFEQAGELFDVPVTVTVTYADGKTSEHLVIVSDAVTEQRLPLSGAFRSVDTNQDGGAVAVIERR, from the coding sequence ATGCGCCTCTTCGTTGCCTTGATCGTTCTCGCCTCCGCGCCCGCGTTCGCGGGACAAGTGCCCGCCCGGGCACAAGGCGCTGAAGGACTGTCTCTGCAGGCGTTCATGCAGGCGGTGGAAACCGCCATCTCGACCATGGACCGCGACCGCTGGACGGCCTTGCTGTCGCCCGCCGCCGACCGCGAACAGTCCCTCCAGTTTTTCGACGCCATGGTCCCCCAGGGCATCACCCGCGTCGTCGTCAAGGAGCGGGATCGATCGCCGCTGCCGGGCTCGCTGCCGGGCGAAGGCTATCGCCTCGTGATCGAGGTGTTCCAGGAAACCGGACGTCGCGGGCGCATCGCGACGTGGCGGCTCGACATCCGGCGGCCGCGCGGCGACGACATCGGGTCGCAGCCGTGGCGCATCATCAGCGAAGACCGGCTCGCGTCCATCGAGGGCCTGCACCGCCTGGCGCTGGAGGCGGAGAAGCAGTACAGCGCGCGCAACCTGGTGCTGGTGGCCGTGGACTTCACGCTGCGGCTGCCCGAAGGTGACGTGTTCGTGGCGGAAACCGCCGAAGGCGTGACCGCGCTCGTGCTGGTCGGCGAGGGCAGCATGGTGTTCGAGCCGGCGCCGAAAGAAGAGAAGGGCCAGCTGCGCATCTTCGCCGGGTCCGAAACGCTCGAGACGCCCTTCACCATGGCGTTCGTGCGGATCAGCCCGTTCGAGTTCGAGCAGCGAGTGGCCGCGGACGTGCTGACGCCGGTGCCCGTGGATCCGCGCGCGCTGCGCCGCGGCCAGGCGATCTTCGACGAGGACGTCGCCAAGTCGTTCAACCTCGACTTGAGCGACTTGAGCCGCGACGTGTGGTCGCTGCTGCCGCAGCCCGGCGACTTCGTCGCCGAGGTGCGCACGCGGCGGTTCAACGCGCTCACCTACGCGCGTTCGAGCGGCGAGCCCGAAGACGTCTCGGTGTTCCAGCGCGCCAGCCGGCGCAACATCTCCGCCTACGCCTCGGAGCAGAAGCTGGCCAGCCGTGGCCGCTTCTACGACGAAGACGACCTGATTGACTACGACGTCACCGACTACGACGTGGACGCGCAGTTCATTCCCGAACGCGAATGGATGGAGGGCCGCACGCGCATCAAGCTGCGCGTCAAGTCGCACGCGCTGGGCGTGCTCACGCTGCGCTTCGCCGACACGCTGAACGTGTCGTCGGTGACCAGCGACGAATTCGGGCGCCTGTTGTTCCTCCGCGTGCGCAACCAGAACAGCGTGCTCGTCAACCTGCCGTCGCCGGTGTCGCGCGACTTCCCGCTCACGCTGACCATCGCCTACTCGGGCCGCATCCCGCGCCAGGGCATGCAAGATGAGTCCGTCTTCGCGTCTGGAGACGCCGACGCTACGACGGACAAGTCGCGCGACCTGTCCGCCATAGCGGCGGAGGCGCCAGCCGCGACGGTGGAGCAGCGCAACACGCAACCAGACGATGTGCCGTTTGCGCCGGCGGAGCCCAAGTGGTTGTTGAGCAACCGCAGCTACTGGCATCCGCAGGCGCAGGTCACCGACTTCGCCAGCGCGCGCATGCGCATCACCGTGCCGGCCGAGTACGCCGTGGTCGCCTCGGGCGTGCTCGAATCCGGGTCGCCGTCGCCGGCCGAGCCCGCCATCCTCGAAGGGTCCGGGCGCTCGGTGCCGCGGGTCTCCTACACCTTCAACTCGCCGCAGCCGCTGCGCTACCTGTCGTTGCTGGTGAGCCGGATGAACCGCGTCGACGCCGCCACCGTGGCGCTCGACATCGACACCCGGGCGCCGGCGCGCAGCCAGGCGCTGTCGGTGCCCGCCGACACGCTGGCGCAGCAGATCATGCGGCTTCAGGCGCTGCTCACCGCCGTTCCGCCGGTGGGCGCGCGCAACACGGTGCGGATGTCGGTGGAGGCCAACAAGCGGCAGGAATCCAGGGGCCGCGACACCGTGGCCCTGGGCGCCGACATCATGCGGCTGTATGCGTCGATCACCGGTGACGTGCCGTACGACACCATCACCATTGCCATGGTGGAAGACGAGTTCCCGGGCGGCCACGCGCCCGGCTACTTCGCGATGATCAACAACCCGCCGCCGATCGTGGCCCACAGCTGGCGCAACGACCCCGCGGCGTTCCAGGGCTTCCCCGAGTTCTTCCTCGCGCACGAGCTGGCGCACCAGTGGTTCGGCCAGGCCGTGGGCTGGAAGAACTACCACGAGCAGTGGTTGAGCGAAGGCTTCGCGCAGTATTTCGCGGCGCTGTATGCGAAGGAGCGCCGGGGTGAAGCCGCCTTCCGCGACGTCCTCCGCCAGTTTCGGCGCTGGAGCATGGATGAGTCCGACCAGGGCCCGATCTATCTCGGCTACCGGCTCGGCCACATCAAGGGCGAGAGCCGCGTGTTCCGCGCGCTGCTCTACAACAAGGGCGCCGCGGTGCTCCACATGCTGCGCCGCTTCGTCGGCGACGACCAGTTCTTCCGCGGCCTGCGCCGCTACTACGCCGACAACCGGTTCAAGAAGGCCGGCACCGACGACCTGCGCAAGGCCATGGAAGCCGAAAGCGGCCGCAGCCTCGACCGGTTCTTCGAGCGCTGGGTCTACGACTCGTCACTCCCCCACCTGCGGTTCAGCTCGACCCAGGAGGGCCAGGAGCTGCTGGTCCGGTTCGAGCAGGCCGGCGAGCTGTTCGACGTGCCGGTGACCGTCACGGTGACCTACGCCGACGGCAAGACCAGCGAGCACCTGGTGATCGTCTCCGACGCGGTCACCGAGCAGCGGCTCCCCCTGTCCGGTGCCTTCCGGTCGGTAGACACCAACCAGGACGGCGGGGCGGTGGCGGTCATAGAGCGACGGTAG